One genomic region from Aliarcobacter cryaerophilus ATCC 43158 encodes:
- the gyrB gene encoding DNA topoisomerase (ATP-hydrolyzing) subunit B, with protein MSDYGASNIKVLKGLEAVRKRPGMYIGDTNINGLHHLVYEVVDNSIDEAMAGFCRNIKITLTKDGWAKIEDDGRGIPTAIHPTEGISAATVALTVLHAGGKFDKDTYKVSGGLHGVGVSVVNALSKHLKMTIYREGKIHYQEFKEGIPQGILEVIGDSPRKTGTTIEFLVDDSIFEVTKYEFNILKKRFKEVAYLNPMISITLEDELSKIKEVYHFEGGIKQFVADLNKDAALCDVMHFSDKVDGVEVDIAMMYNDTYIEKTLSFVNNIRTIDGGTHEAGFKAGLTRSISKYLSENAAAREKDAKITGDDVREGLIAVVSVKVPEPQFEGQTKGKLGSSYVRPIAQKLTGDNLDKYFEENPTQARAVMEKSLMAARGREAAKKARELTRKKDSMSVGTLPGKLADCQSKDPTIRELYLVEGDSAGGSAKQGRDRVYQAILPLKGKILNVEKSRLDKILKSDEIRNIITALGCGIGEDFNDEKVRYHKIIVMTDADVDGSHIQTLLLTFFFRFLRPIIEKGYLYIAQPPLYRYKKGKNEIYLKDNGALSAYLIENGLENFEFEGMGYNDLLDLFKQVARYRSMLEQLAKRYSLIEVLKYLIENSDLVNLDFPSLYEKVKLFLEARGYNILSKTVNETKIQLFVQTNAGLEELIIDEELFASPYFSESTFIFTKLKDRDLTLFDGRDLIELLEEIESLAKKGAYIQRYKGLGEMNPEQLWETTMTPENRRLLRVKIEDAEIASDTFTLFMGDEVEPRRNYIESHAKDVEHLDV; from the coding sequence ACTGCAATTCATCCAACTGAAGGAATAAGTGCAGCTACTGTTGCTTTAACAGTTCTTCATGCTGGTGGAAAATTTGATAAAGATACATATAAAGTTTCAGGTGGACTTCATGGAGTTGGGGTTTCAGTTGTAAATGCTTTATCTAAACATCTTAAAATGACTATTTATAGAGAAGGAAAAATTCATTACCAAGAGTTTAAAGAAGGAATACCTCAAGGAATTTTAGAAGTTATAGGAGATAGTCCAAGAAAAACTGGAACAACTATTGAATTTTTAGTAGATGATTCTATTTTTGAAGTTACAAAATATGAATTTAATATTCTTAAAAAAAGATTTAAAGAAGTTGCTTATTTAAATCCAATGATTTCTATTACGCTTGAAGATGAATTATCTAAAATTAAAGAAGTTTATCACTTTGAAGGTGGTATTAAACAATTTGTTGCTGATTTAAATAAAGATGCAGCTTTGTGTGATGTTATGCACTTTAGTGATAAAGTAGATGGTGTAGAAGTTGACATTGCAATGATGTATAACGATACATATATTGAAAAAACACTATCTTTTGTAAATAATATTAGAACAATTGATGGAGGAACACATGAAGCTGGTTTTAAAGCAGGACTTACAAGAAGTATTTCTAAATATTTAAGTGAAAATGCAGCTGCAAGAGAGAAAGATGCAAAAATAACTGGCGATGATGTAAGAGAAGGTTTAATAGCAGTTGTTTCAGTAAAAGTTCCAGAACCTCAATTTGAAGGACAAACAAAAGGAAAATTAGGAAGTTCTTATGTAAGACCTATTGCCCAAAAACTAACAGGTGATAACTTAGATAAATATTTTGAAGAAAATCCTACACAAGCAAGAGCTGTTATGGAAAAATCTTTAATGGCAGCACGAGGACGTGAAGCAGCTAAAAAAGCAAGAGAACTAACTAGAAAAAAAGATTCTATGAGTGTTGGAACACTTCCTGGAAAACTTGCTGATTGTCAAAGTAAAGATCCAACTATAAGAGAGTTATATCTAGTGGAAGGGGACTCTGCGGGAGGTTCTGCAAAACAAGGAAGAGATAGAGTTTATCAAGCAATTTTACCTCTAAAAGGAAAAATTCTAAATGTTGAAAAATCAAGACTAGATAAAATTTTAAAATCTGATGAAATTAGAAATATAATTACAGCTTTAGGTTGTGGAATTGGTGAAGATTTTAATGATGAAAAAGTAAGATATCATAAAATAATAGTTATGACGGATGCCGACGTTGATGGTAGCCACATTCAAACTTTACTTTTAACTTTCTTTTTTAGATTTTTAAGACCTATTATTGAAAAAGGTTATTTATATATAGCACAACCACCACTTTACAGATATAAAAAAGGTAAAAATGAGATTTATTTAAAAGATAATGGAGCATTATCTGCTTATTTAATTGAAAATGGACTTGAAAATTTTGAGTTTGAAGGTATGGGATATAATGATTTACTTGATTTGTTTAAACAAGTAGCAAGATATAGATCAATGCTTGAACAATTAGCAAAAAGATACTCTTTGATTGAAGTTTTAAAATATTTAATTGAAAATAGTGATTTAGTAAATTTAGATTTCCCTTCTTTATATGAAAAAGTTAAACTATTTTTAGAGGCACGTGGTTATAACATACTTTCAAAAACTGTTAATGAAACAAAAATTCAACTTTTTGTTCAAACAAATGCAGGACTTGAAGAGTTAATAATAGATGAAGAACTTTTTGCATCGCCTTATTTTAGTGAATCTACATTTATTTTTACTAAATTAAAAGATAGAGATTTAACTCTATTTGATGGTCGTGATTTAATTGAACTTCTTGAAGAGATTGAAAGCTTAGCTAAAAAAGGTGCATATATTCAAAGATATAAAGGTCTTGGAGAGATGAATCCTGAACAACTTTGGGAAACAACTATGACACCTGAAAATAGAAGACTTTTAAGAGTAAAAATAGAAGATGCAGAAATTGCAAGTGATACATTTACTCTATTTATGGGTGATGAAGTAGAACCTAGAAGAAACTATATAGAGTCTCACGCAAAAGATGTTGAACATCTTGATGTTTAA
- a CDS encoding NAD(P)-binding domain-containing protein, with protein MSSKIFDTVIVGAGVSGLSCAIELKIKNIENIAIVEKSNNFFSTIRSFYKDGKRVDRNWRNQIIELLGNINFEAGLKEDVLNYFEELLEKYNIKPLYNNEVEKIIKNQDDIFEVHLKSDILRAKSVVIAIGKMGKPNKPDYKVPIEIQKSINFNLDNCSKNENILVIGGGNSAAEYAYSLALDENIVTLAYRKENFTRLNPINEKMIKEFEASKKLTIKLNCDINCLEDENGFVKVNYSNGESQNFNRVIYAIGGTAPIDFLKLCGVKIDDNSKPLFNENFECCCKNLYLAGDITSKNEGSISSSLNHGYLIAQRIAKELNL; from the coding sequence ATGAGTTCAAAAATATTTGATACAGTAATTGTTGGAGCTGGAGTTTCAGGATTAAGTTGTGCTATAGAGTTAAAAATAAAAAATATAGAAAATATTGCTATTGTTGAAAAAAGTAATAATTTTTTTAGCACAATAAGAAGTTTTTATAAAGATGGGAAAAGAGTTGATAGAAATTGGAGAAATCAAATAATTGAACTTCTTGGAAATATTAATTTTGAAGCTGGTTTAAAAGAGGATGTTTTAAACTATTTTGAAGAGTTATTAGAAAAATATAATATAAAACCTTTGTATAACAATGAAGTAGAGAAAATTATTAAAAACCAAGATGATATTTTTGAAGTTCATTTAAAATCAGATATTTTAAGAGCAAAAAGTGTTGTAATTGCTATTGGAAAAATGGGGAAACCAAACAAACCTGATTATAAAGTACCTATAGAAATTCAAAAGAGTATAAATTTTAATCTTGATAACTGTTCAAAAAATGAGAATATTTTAGTTATAGGTGGTGGAAATAGTGCAGCTGAATATGCTTACTCTTTAGCATTAGATGAAAATATTGTAACTTTGGCATATAGAAAAGAGAATTTTACAAGATTAAATCCTATAAATGAAAAAATGATAAAAGAGTTTGAAGCTAGTAAAAAATTAACTATAAAACTTAACTGTGACATAAATTGTTTAGAAGATGAAAATGGATTTGTTAAAGTAAATTATTCAAATGGTGAAAGTCAAAATTTTAATAGAGTTATTTATGCAATAGGAGGAACTGCTCCAATTGATTTTTTAAAACTTTGTGGAGTTAAAATTGATGATAATTCAAAGCCACTATTTAATGAAAATTTTGAGTGTTGTTGTAAAAATTTATATCTAGCTGGAGATATTACTTCAAAAAATGAAGGTTCTATCTCGAGTAGTTTAAATCATGGGTATTTAATAGCACAAAGAATAGCTAAAGAGTTAAATCTTTAG
- the queF gene encoding preQ(1) synthase: MKYGEKEILEFDINNSENFWPNEHDKNYIIDIELPEFMAKCPRSGYPDFATIKIQYTPNKRVIELKALKIYINSFMNRYISHENSANEIFDTLLSKLEPKWLKVIADFKPRGNVHTVIEIDSSKI, translated from the coding sequence ATAAAATATGGTGAAAAAGAGATTTTAGAGTTTGATATAAATAATTCAGAAAACTTTTGGCCAAATGAACATGATAAAAATTATATAATTGATATAGAGTTACCAGAGTTTATGGCAAAATGCCCAAGAAGTGGTTACCCTGATTTTGCAACTATTAAAATTCAATATACACCAAACAAAAGAGTTATTGAGTTAAAAGCTTTGAAAATATATATAAACTCATTTATGAATAGATATATATCTCATGAAAACTCTGCAAATGAGATTTTTGATACACTTCTTTCAAAATTAGAACCAAAATGGCTTAAAGTAATTGCAGATTTTAAACCACGAGGAAATGTTCATACAGTTATTGAAATAGATAGCTCGAAAATATAA
- a CDS encoding DNA-binding protein, producing the protein MQRLVTTSEASEILGISLQGIHYRIKRNQLKSEKKDGKIFVYIDEETIKNSLKNDKQNSQENIFERVIQSKDEQIEILKKSIKWMKNQHFMEIKRLEKNQKRIIEVFNSEIKLLQSAFNEMRAIYKPQIENQKNEKKNEFITIKEFFIILKRASKSDLEIKNTILNAVKNGDKRFIYNKNSKKLLILNDSFEDLI; encoded by the coding sequence TTGCAAAGATTGGTAACCACTTCAGAAGCTTCAGAGATTTTAGGAATCTCTTTGCAGGGTATTCACTACCGTATTAAAAGAAATCAACTAAAATCAGAGAAAAAAGATGGCAAAATATTTGTTTATATAGATGAAGAAACTATAAAAAATAGTTTAAAAAATGATAAACAAAATAGCCAAGAAAATATTTTTGAAAGAGTAATTCAATCAAAAGATGAGCAGATAGAAATTTTGAAAAAGTCTATAAAATGGATGAAAAATCAGCATTTTATGGAGATAAAAAGACTTGAAAAAAATCAAAAAAGAATTATAGAAGTTTTTAATAGTGAAATAAAACTTTTACAAAGTGCTTTTAATGAAATGAGAGCAATATACAAACCTCAAATTGAAAATCAAAAAAATGAGAAAAAAAATGAATTTATAACAATAAAAGAGTTTTTTATTATTTTAAAAAGAGCTTCAAAGAGTGATTTGGAAATAAAAAACACTATTTTAAATGCTGTAAAAAATGGTGATAAAAGATTTATTTACAATAAAAATAGTAAAAAACTTCTAATTTTAAATGATAGTTTTGAAGATTTGATTTGA
- a CDS encoding YqaA family protein, with protein sequence MTYLILFISAFASATLIPLGSEALLIYNIKEGLNIYTLLFVATFGNVLGSCLNYYLGLNGVDYLVDKKLVKQKYIDSSKKYFDRFGAFSLLFAWLPIIGDPITFIAGVLRYDFRKFIVLVIISKLSRYLFIVLVIKLL encoded by the coding sequence ATGACATATTTAATACTTTTTATTTCAGCATTTGCAAGTGCAACTTTGATTCCATTAGGAAGTGAAGCTTTGCTAATTTACAATATTAAAGAGGGTTTAAATATCTATACTCTTTTGTTTGTTGCAACTTTTGGAAATGTTTTAGGTTCGTGTTTAAATTATTATCTCGGATTAAATGGTGTTGATTATTTAGTAGATAAAAAGTTAGTTAAACAAAAATATATAGATAGCTCCAAAAAATATTTTGATAGATTTGGAGCTTTCTCTTTACTTTTTGCATGGTTACCAATAATTGGTGATCCAATTACTTTTATAGCTGGAGTTTTGAGATATGATTTTAGAAAATTTATTGTTTTAGTAATCATTTCTAAATTATCAAGATATTTGTTTATAGTTTTGGTAATTAAATTACTATAA
- a CDS encoding class I SAM-dependent methyltransferase codes for MALIKTNLDKLDFSKLYKKQIKNSTFKSKSSSDWDKKAKEFNQNVKASSYTKDFIKRVDLNDCETLIDIGSGPANISLALAKKLKNIYALDYSNNMLEFAKQNAQEQGIENLITIHKSWYDSWEDVPNADIVIASRSMEVKDIKKALEKLNEKANKRVYITTKVGGSFIDKEILNQIKRDIIPRPDYIYLLNTLHSMGIFAKVDFIKTSSKKFDTSNEDEFIQKLKWSLGKISKKEEKILRKYFNTTYKLKEKDESLTWAFISWEKYL; via the coding sequence ATGGCATTAATAAAAACAAATTTAGATAAATTAGATTTTTCAAAACTATATAAAAAACAGATAAAAAACTCAACTTTTAAAAGTAAAAGTAGCTCAGATTGGGACAAAAAAGCAAAAGAGTTTAACCAAAATGTAAAAGCTAGTTCATACACAAAAGATTTTATAAAAAGAGTTGATTTAAACGATTGTGAAACTCTAATTGATATTGGAAGTGGACCTGCAAATATTTCTTTAGCTCTTGCCAAAAAACTAAAAAATATTTATGCTCTTGATTACTCAAATAATATGCTAGAGTTTGCAAAACAAAATGCACAAGAGCAAGGTATAGAAAATCTTATTACAATTCACAAATCTTGGTATGACTCTTGGGAAGATGTTCCAAATGCCGATATAGTAATTGCAAGTAGGTCAATGGAAGTAAAAGATATAAAAAAAGCTTTAGAAAAACTAAATGAAAAAGCAAATAAAAGAGTTTATATCACTACTAAAGTTGGAGGAAGTTTTATAGACAAAGAGATTTTAAATCAAATTAAAAGAGATATTATTCCACGACCTGATTATATATATCTTTTAAATACTCTTCACAGTATGGGAATTTTTGCAAAAGTTGATTTTATAAAAACAAGTAGCAAAAAATTTGATACTTCAAATGAAGATGAGTTTATTCAAAAATTAAAATGGAGCTTAGGGAAAATATCTAAAAAAGAAGAAAAAATACTAAGAAAATATTTTAATACAACTTATAAATTAAAAGAAAAAGATGAAAGTTTAACTTGGGCATTTATCTCTTGGGAAAAATATTTATAG
- a CDS encoding ABC transporter ATP-binding protein, producing MISLNIKKELHGSSGKMLLAINLNLKKGEFIALSGVSGSGKTTILRIVAGLEEATGEIIVDDEIWLNENIKKSIQKRDIGFVFQDYALFPNLSVLDNLLYVKKDKDLAKKLLRLTDLYELKNRYPDSLSGGQKQRVSLCRALMKRPKILLMDEPLSALDSSMRVKLQDEILALHKEFGTTTIMVSHDPSEMYKLASRVLVLKDGKIIDDGLPKDILLKTQGSQKFSFEGELLDIIKVDVINIAIVAIGQQIVEVVLSHDEARKLQIGQKVNVSTKAFTPIIKTL from the coding sequence ATGATAAGTTTAAATATAAAAAAAGAGCTTCATGGAAGTAGTGGAAAAATGCTATTAGCTATAAATCTTAATTTAAAAAAAGGTGAATTTATAGCTTTAAGTGGAGTAAGTGGCTCTGGAAAAACAACAATTTTAAGAATAGTTGCTGGTCTTGAAGAAGCTACTGGAGAAATTATTGTAGATGATGAAATTTGGTTAAATGAAAATATTAAAAAATCTATTCAAAAAAGAGATATAGGATTTGTTTTTCAAGATTATGCTCTTTTCCCAAATTTAAGTGTCCTTGATAATCTACTTTATGTAAAAAAAGATAAAGATTTAGCCAAAAAACTTCTAAGATTAACAGATTTATATGAGCTCAAAAATAGATATCCAGACTCTTTAAGTGGTGGTCAAAAACAGCGTGTTAGTCTTTGTCGAGCTTTAATGAAAAGACCAAAAATACTTCTAATGGATGAGCCTCTTTCAGCACTTGACTCATCTATGAGAGTAAAACTTCAAGATGAAATTTTAGCACTTCATAAAGAGTTTGGAACTACAACTATTATGGTAAGCCATGATCCAAGCGAGATGTATAAATTAGCATCTAGAGTTTTAGTTTTAAAAGATGGAAAAATTATCGATGATGGATTGCCAAAAGATATTTTACTAAAAACTCAAGGAAGTCAAAAGTTTAGTTTTGAGGGTGAACTTCTTGATATTATAAAAGTTGATGTTATAAATATTGCTATTGTAGCTATTGGACAACAAATTGTTGAAGTTGTATTAAGTCATGATGAAGCAAGAAAACTACAAATTGGACAAAAAGTAAATGTAAGTACAAAAGCATTTACTCCAATTATAAAAACACTTTAA
- the modB gene encoding molybdate ABC transporter permease subunit: MIDYLLSVDYAPFLLSFKLAFITTLILFILCLPLSWYLSQTKSKIKPFLEALCTMPLVVPPTVLGFYLLWGLSHNSPIGEFFNDYFGIKLVFNFYGIIIASCIYSLPFMINPLQSGFESLNKNMLEASYISGKGKFKTVLLIALPNIKPSLLTALIITFAHTVGEFGVVLMIGGSIPNETRVAAIAIYEFVEILDYKNAHIYSLIMILMSFITLLAVYIFNGKQKKIGFSK; the protein is encoded by the coding sequence ATGATTGATTATTTACTAAGTGTTGATTATGCACCATTTTTACTCTCATTTAAATTGGCATTTATTACGACTTTAATTCTATTTATTCTTTGTTTACCACTTAGCTGGTATTTATCACAAACTAAATCAAAAATTAAACCATTTCTTGAAGCCCTTTGCACTATGCCTTTAGTTGTTCCTCCAACTGTTTTAGGATTTTATCTTCTTTGGGGCTTATCACATAATTCACCAATTGGAGAGTTTTTTAATGATTACTTTGGAATAAAACTTGTATTCAACTTTTATGGAATAATAATAGCAAGCTGTATATATAGTCTCCCTTTTATGATAAATCCTCTTCAAAGTGGGTTTGAAAGCTTAAATAAAAATATGCTTGAAGCTAGTTATATTAGTGGAAAAGGGAAATTTAAAACAGTTTTATTAATAGCTTTACCAAATATCAAACCATCGCTTTTAACAGCTTTGATAATAACTTTCGCACACACTGTTGGAGAGTTTGGAGTTGTTTTGATGATTGGTGGAAGCATTCCAAATGAGACAAGAGTCGCAGCAATTGCAATTTATGAATTTGTTGAAATTTTAGATTATAAAAATGCTCATATATATAGTTTGATTATGATTTTAATGAGCTTTATAACTCTGCTTGCTGTTTATATTTTCAATGGCAAACAAAAAAAGATAGGTTTTTCTAAATGA
- a CDS encoding TOBE domain-containing protein, whose amino-acid sequence MIARVKDIKTKDNLNIVEFDFNNILLKMMSLELNKDLKIGSKVELLVKPTSVAISKKYIEDISLSNQALAKIVAIENGELLSSLSLEINDTFIESIITKESSQRLDLQKGDIINILIKASDLSIYRILND is encoded by the coding sequence ATGATTGCAAGAGTTAAAGATATAAAAACCAAAGATAATTTAAATATTGTAGAGTTTGATTTTAATAATATTCTACTAAAAATGATGAGCTTAGAACTTAATAAAGATTTAAAAATAGGCTCAAAAGTTGAACTTTTAGTAAAACCAACAAGTGTGGCAATTTCAAAAAAATATATAGAAGATATTAGCCTTTCAAACCAAGCTCTTGCAAAAATAGTTGCCATAGAAAATGGGGAGCTTTTAAGCTCTCTATCATTAGAAATAAATGATACATTTATTGAAAGTATAATCACAAAAGAGTCTTCACAAAGACTTGATTTACAAAAAGGTGATATTATAAATATTTTAATAAAAGCTAGTGATTTATCTATTTACAGGATTTTAAATGATTGA
- the modA gene encoding molybdate ABC transporter substrate-binding protein: protein MKKIVLALTFLCSTIFAGTINIAVAANVSYAINDLIAEFNKTNPDTKVEVVLGSSGKFTTQIQNGAPFDIFMSADMKFPETLEKENLTSTKPVIYAQGSLAMLSIKPLDFSKGIALVANKSIEKIAIANPKTAPYGTAAIKALKNANLLEKIENKFVYAESISQAVTYAITAADVGFIAKSSLYDEKMSKYKENINWISVDPKLYTPIDQGIVVLKKAQNNKEAHAFYNFILSKEAKDIFLKFGYLVK, encoded by the coding sequence ATGAAAAAAATTGTTTTAGCACTTACATTTTTATGTTCAACTATATTTGCTGGTACTATAAATATTGCTGTTGCCGCAAATGTTAGTTATGCAATAAATGACTTAATTGCAGAGTTTAACAAAACAAATCCAGATACAAAAGTTGAAGTTGTTCTTGGAAGTAGTGGAAAATTTACTACACAAATTCAAAATGGAGCGCCATTTGATATTTTTATGAGTGCTGATATGAAATTCCCTGAAACTTTAGAAAAAGAGAATTTAACTTCTACAAAACCAGTTATTTATGCTCAAGGAAGTCTAGCAATGCTTAGTATAAAACCTTTGGATTTTTCAAAAGGTATTGCTTTAGTTGCCAATAAAAGTATTGAAAAAATTGCTATTGCAAACCCAAAAACTGCTCCATATGGAACTGCTGCTATTAAAGCACTTAAAAATGCAAATTTACTAGAAAAAATTGAAAATAAATTTGTTTATGCTGAATCTATTTCTCAAGCAGTTACTTATGCAATTACAGCTGCTGATGTTGGGTTTATAGCAAAATCCTCTTTATATGATGAAAAAATGTCTAAATATAAAGAAAATATAAATTGGATAAGTGTAGATCCAAAACTATACACTCCAATTGATCAAGGAATTGTTGTTTTAAAAAAAGCCCAAAACAACAAAGAAGCTCATGCTTTTTATAATTTTATTTTAAGTAAAGAGGCTAAAGATATTTTTTTAAAATTCGGATATTTAGTAAAATGA
- a CDS encoding TOBE domain-containing protein has protein sequence MAISSNLTLELLNQPFLLEKRIELLKAIKQTGSINKAATLVPMSYKSAWEAVEAMNNLSISPIVTKETGGAGGGGTKLTNYGENLLTTYSLLKEEQRKFLENLNRITDLNSGTLKTIRRLSMQISARNQIIGTIEKISLGAVNAEIQMKLKSGKSIISIITNSSVENLGLAINDEVVAVIKSSNVLLSTETNLKLSARNSLNGNIEEINIGSVNAEIVVNIGNEDKIVAIVNINSIENMNLKIGANVDAVIKASDIMIGK, from the coding sequence TTGGCAATATCATCAAATTTAACTTTAGAGCTTTTAAATCAACCTTTTTTACTTGAAAAAAGAATTGAACTTTTAAAAGCGATTAAACAAACAGGCTCAATAAATAAAGCAGCAACTCTTGTTCCTATGAGTTATAAATCTGCTTGGGAAGCTGTTGAGGCTATGAATAATCTATCAATTTCACCAATAGTTACAAAAGAAACAGGTGGAGCTGGTGGTGGTGGAACAAAACTTACAAACTATGGTGAAAATCTTTTGACAACTTATAGTTTATTAAAAGAGGAGCAAAGAAAGTTTTTAGAAAATCTAAATCGTATTACTGATTTAAACAGTGGAACACTAAAAACTATCAGAAGACTATCAATGCAAATAAGTGCAAGAAACCAAATAATTGGGACGATTGAAAAGATTTCATTGGGTGCAGTTAATGCTGAAATTCAAATGAAACTAAAAAGTGGAAAATCTATTATTTCAATTATAACAAATAGCTCCGTTGAGAATTTAGGATTAGCTATAAATGATGAAGTTGTTGCTGTTATTAAATCTAGCAATGTTTTGTTATCAACTGAAACTAATTTGAAATTAAGTGCTAGAAATAGTTTAAATGGAAATATTGAAGAGATAAATATTGGTTCAGTTAATGCTGAAATAGTTGTAAATATTGGAAATGAAGACAAAATTGTTGCTATTGTAAATATAAATTCTATAGAAAATATGAATTTAAAAATTGGTGCAAATGTTGATGCTGTTATAAAAGCATCTGATATTATGATTGGAAAATAA
- a CDS encoding MgtC/SapB family protein — MQIHELLLHIFPVVIFSFIIGLEVRAYLTKFHENDARVFFGTTRTYAFLGILGFILYEIEPKNFSLFIVGFLSITFLYSILYKKMLETYKNSILLYIVSIIVYSFGPLIGLFPLWISALIFVLVIFLLNSKSRILTFHPKINIYELETFGKIILLSAVVLPLLPTDNNIPYLGISLYKIWLTVVVISTISYISYLVQKYIFPSKGVLLTGILGGAYSSTATTVVLSKKAQAVEDTNMFTASIISATFMMYLRLLIIAAIFNLEVLKVIATPYIVFGLITLIISFVYYKKATNETSTIETEDTNPLELGTAFVFAILFIVTMFITNFVVNNYGTTGLNILSFIIGMTDIDPFILALLTGEYNIDAAAVASAMLIATGSNNILKAVYAVWFGKKKAVSSAFWLISLGVATIGFGIYI, encoded by the coding sequence ATGCAGATACACGAGCTTTTACTACACATTTTTCCAGTAGTAATTTTTAGTTTTATAATAGGCTTGGAAGTAAGAGCTTATTTGACAAAATTTCATGAAAATGATGCTAGAGTTTTTTTTGGTACAACAAGAACATATGCTTTTTTGGGGATTTTAGGATTTATTTTATATGAGATAGAGCCAAAGAATTTTTCACTTTTTATAGTTGGGTTTTTATCTATTACTTTTTTATACTCAATTTTATATAAAAAAATGCTAGAAACATATAAAAATAGCATACTTTTATATATAGTTTCAATAATTGTATATAGTTTTGGACCTCTTATAGGATTGTTTCCTCTTTGGATAAGTGCTTTAATATTTGTATTAGTTATATTTTTGTTAAATTCAAAAAGTAGAATCTTAACTTTCCATCCCAAAATAAATATTTATGAATTAGAGACTTTTGGTAAAATTATTTTACTTTCAGCAGTTGTTTTACCGCTTCTTCCAACTGATAATAATATTCCATATTTAGGAATATCTTTATACAAAATATGGCTTACAGTTGTTGTTATTTCTACAATCTCATATATTAGTTATTTGGTTCAAAAATATATTTTTCCATCAAAAGGTGTTCTTTTGACTGGTATTTTAGGTGGAGCTTACTCTTCAACTGCTACAACAGTTGTATTGTCAAAAAAAGCACAAGCAGTAGAAGATACAAATATGTTTACAGCTTCTATAATAAGTGCAACTTTTATGATGTATCTACGACTTCTTATAATAGCTGCAATTTTTAATCTTGAGGTGCTTAAAGTTATTGCTACGCCATATATAGTTTTTGGACTTATTACTTTGATCATATCTTTTGTTTATTATAAAAAAGCAACAAATGAAACTTCTACAATAGAGACAGAAGATACAAATCCTTTGGAGTTGGGAACTGCTTTTGTATTTGCGATTTTATTTATTGTTACTATGTTTATTACAAATTTTGTAGTAAATAATTATGGAACAACAGGCTTAAATATTTTATCTTTTATTATAGGAATGACAGATATAGACCCTTTTATTTTGGCTTTATTGACTGGAGAATACAATATTGATGCAGCTGCAGTTGCAAGTGCTATGTTGATTGCTACTGGAAGTAACAATATATTAAAAGCAGTATATGCGGTTTGGTTTGGTAAGAAGAAAGCAGTTTCAAGTGCTTTTTGGCTTATTTCTCTAGGAGTTGCAACAATAGGTTTTGGTATATATATTTAA